The sequence TCGGGAACCACCTCCTGCAATTCAAAGCCCCAGAAACATTCACCCACCCTGCCGAAACCAACCTGTACTTCATCGGCAATATTAATCCCGCCACTCTTACTGACGTATTCGTATACCCGCTGTAAATAACCTTTTGGAAGTGGGATCTGGCCGCCAACACCAAGAAGCGTTTCACAAATAAATGCAGCGGGCTTTTTACCCTTTCCTGCCAATTCACGGATGATCCTTTCGACATCAGCAGCATATTTCTCACCTGCATCCTTATCCGAAGAACGGTATACCCCACGATAAGTATCCGGATTGAGCGCTTTATGGATATAGGGTTTCTGCGGGAAGCCGCCTTTGCCGTCAAATTTATACGGGCTCATCTCTATAGCAGTGGTGGAAGTACCATGGTAGGCATGATCCAGCACAATCACATCCTGTTGTTTGGTAAAATGGCGGCTCATCCGTATGGCCAGGTCATTGGCCTCACTGCCCGAATTGGTAAAATAGCAAACCGATAATTTCGATGGCAGTGTTGCTGTCAGTTTTTTCGCATAATCCACCAGGTGATCATTCAGGTACCTGGTATTGGTATTCAACACTGCTAATTGCTTTTGCATGGCTTTCACCAGTACAGGGTGGCAATGCCCAATATGACTAACATTATTCACACAGTCAATATAGGTATTGCCCAGGTCATCATATAAATACTGCAAGGCCCCTTTTACGATCTTCAATTTTTTCTGGTAACTGATGCTGAGGTTACGACCAACGTACTGTTTCCGGTCCTGCAGCAAATGGTTGTAACCTGGATCAGCAGCTTCGGGCGGATATCCACAGCCTGTCCGAAATGCCATCCGGGCCTTAAGCGGGTTGATCTCAATGAGTTGGTATAATAATTTCCAGGCAGGTCCTTCTGTAATAAAATGGTGTTCGTTTTCACTATCCAGTGAAGCATTATAGGCCGACTTTCCAACACTGATGCATAACCTGCCTGCGATCAGGTAATAGAGCAGGTCTATCTCTTCTGACTTCAACGGATAGTTAGCATCGTAACCCTTCACCACTTCCACGGCTGCCGCCAGGGGATTTTCCTTATCCAGCATAGCATAGGTAGCAGCCACAGCCAGGTTGTTGATTAGGGCGGAATAGACCATATCCCCAAAATCAATCAATCCGCTCATTCTTCCGCCGGCCACCAGCACATTATAATCATTCGCATCACTATGGATATAGGCCTTTCTTAAATAAGGTAATTTAGGGACTACCTCCATTTCGAATTGCAACAGGAAATATTTAGCGATACGTCGCTTTTCAGGATCGTTGATACAATCCAGGTTTTGCGCTGCATCCATGGTATTACTGATATCCCATTCATAATGCCGGTGCATACCCATATGCCTGAAAGAAGAAAGGTGCCGGTCCATTTTCCCTAAAACTTCACCTATACTGTACAACAATGGTGCATCATGAACCGGGAGCTCAACAAGGAACTGGCCTTCCAGGAAATTCAGCACCCTTACTACAAGTTTCTCCCCATTTTCGATA comes from Flavihumibacter fluvii and encodes:
- a CDS encoding aminotransferase class III-fold pyridoxal phosphate-dependent enzyme yields the protein MYIATDKLAVLLAEHYQLEGDLQALNGYEEQNVLLTDKQGKKFIVKISNALQDPDFLQAQVAILQKMSESEIAQIFQQLRPNNLGAALTPFIENGEKLVVRVLNFLEGQFLVELPVHDAPLLYSIGEVLGKMDRHLSSFRHMGMHRHYEWDISNTMDAAQNLDCINDPEKRRIAKYFLLQFEMEVVPKLPYLRKAYIHSDANDYNVLVAGGRMSGLIDFGDMVYSALINNLAVAATYAMLDKENPLAAAVEVVKGYDANYPLKSEEIDLLYYLIAGRLCISVGKSAYNASLDSENEHHFITEGPAWKLLYQLIEINPLKARMAFRTGCGYPPEAADPGYNHLLQDRKQYVGRNLSISYQKKLKIVKGALQYLYDDLGNTYIDCVNNVSHIGHCHPVLVKAMQKQLAVLNTNTRYLNDHLVDYAKKLTATLPSKLSVCYFTNSGSEANDLAIRMSRHFTKQQDVIVLDHAYHGTSTTAIEMSPYKFDGKGGFPQKPYIHKALNPDTYRGVYRSSDKDAGEKYAADVERIIRELAGKGKKPAAFICETLLGVGGQIPLPKGYLQRVYEYVSKSGGINIADEVQVGFGRVGECFWGFELQEVVPDIVVMGKPIGNGHPLAAVVVTAEIADAFNNGMEYFNTYGGNPVSMVTGKTVLEIIQQEELQAHALETGNHLMDGLRRLMDKHPIIGDVRGHGLFIGAELVKDRNTLEPAVPEIDTVVEAMRDRGFLISTDGPLYNVLKIKPPLVFNKKNADELVNHLDEILSSLALVKLVQDE